The Microcaecilia unicolor chromosome 6, aMicUni1.1, whole genome shotgun sequence genome includes a window with the following:
- the THUMPD3 gene encoding THUMP domain-containing protein 3 isoform X2 has product MSDEETADTLAHMSLTDPGMPAVQRSSSDLDLNPPDATITIGATVPTGFEFTAAAEVKEKLSSCCKISKDRGKIYFNIPVDSLSQVHRLRSVDNLFVVVEEFADYKFKESKEAALEDLQQLAGKLPWAHALHVWQLNTSVKKKKIRHKQQNPAKGSRQGAAAELGAGDALAVATEVQQGSSQESAGQEPVSLLEESSEEKDGSDLMATPSKEKEADEISSPGSPVLKYRVTCNRAGDKHSFSSNEAARDFGGAVQEHFQWKADMTNFDVEVLLNIHGNELVVAIALTEESLHRRNITHFGPTTLRSTLAYGMLRLCDPQPADVVMDPMCGTGAIPIEGVSEWSRCYFLGGDNNPQAVNRTANNIVSLLKKCQNKDSSFSWGLAVDAVHWDIFNLPLRTSSVDIIVTDMPFGKRIGSKRKNWDLYPACLREMSRVCRPGTGRAVLLTHDKKCFYKALAKLGHLWRKMQTVWVNVGGLHAAVYLLKRTYTKATAQEAGLSSAEQQVSPEEERD; this is encoded by the exons ATGTCTGACGAGGAAACTGCAGACACATTAGCGCACATGAGCCTTACTGACCCTGGTATGCCTGCAGTACAGCGCTCAAGCAGCGACCTGGACCTGAACCCACCTGATGCCACAATCACCATTGGTGCTACTGTTCCAACTGGCTTTGAGTTCACGGCTGCAGCAGAAGTGAAAGAAAAACTGAGCTCATGCTGCAAAATAAGCAAGGATCGGGGGAAAATATACTTTAACATTCCTGTGGACAGCCTTTCCCAG GTCCATCGCCTAAGGTCAGTTGATAACCTGTTTGTGGTGGTTGAGGAGTTTGCAGATTATAAGTTCAAAGAGTCTAAG GAGGCAGCTCTGGAAGACCTGCAGCAGTTAGCAGGGAAGCTGCCCTGGGCACATGCTCTCCATGTGTGGCAGCTCAACACCAGTGTGAAGAAGAAGAAAATACGACACAAACagcaaaatccagcaaaaggcaGCAGGCAAGGGGCAGCAGCAGAACTGGGGGCTGGTGATGCTTTGGCAGTAGCAACTGAAGTGCAACAGGGAAGCTCTCAGGAGAGTGCTGGACAGGAACCAGTGTCACTTTTAGAGGAGAGCTCAGAGGAGAAAG ATGGCAGTGACTTAATGGCTACCCCGAGCAAGGAGAAAGAAGCAGATGAGATCTCCAGTCCAGGGAGCCCTGTGTTGAAGTACCGAGTCACTTGTAACCGTGCTGGAGACAAGCACAGCTTCAGTTCTAATGAGGCAGCACGAGACTTCGGAGGGGCTGTGCAGGAGCATTTCCAGTGGAAGGCTGACATGACCAACTTCGATGTGGAG gtgttgctgaatattcatggtaatGAACTGGTAGTGGCAATTGCGCTGACAGAGGAGAGTCTGCACCGGCGGAATATCACACACTTTGGTCCCACAACACTGCGATCCACCCTGGCTTACGGCATGCTCAG GCTCTGTGACCCTCAGCCCGCCGATGTAGTAATGGATCCTATGTGTGGGACGGGAGCCATTCCCATCGAG GGAGTAAGCGAATGGTCTCGGTGTTACTTCTTAGGTGGAGATAACAACCCCCAGGCAGTGAATAGAACTGCAAATAACATTGTATCTTTACTGAAGAAATGCCAGAATAAAGAcag CTCCTTCTCCTGGGGCTTGGCAGTCGATGCTGTCCACTGGGACATCTTCAACCTCCCACTGAGGACCAGCTCCGTGGATATCATTGTAACAGACATGCCCTTTGGAAAGAg GATAGGATCAAAACGAAAGAACTGGGACCTGTATCCAGCATGTCTAAGGGAGATGAGTCGGGTGTGTAGGCCTGGGACTGGCAGAGCCGTGCTGCTCACCCATGACAAGAAGTGTTTCTACAAG GCTTTGGCTAAGCTGGGACATCTCTGGCGCAAAATGCAGACGGTGTGGGTGAACGTAGGAGGGCTTCATGCTGCAGTCTATCTACTGAAACGCACCTATACGAAGGCCACAGCTCAGGAGGCAGGTCTGTCTTCCGCCGAACAGCAGGTGTCccctgaagaagagagagactaG
- the THUMPD3 gene encoding THUMP domain-containing protein 3 isoform X1 — protein sequence MSDEETADTLAHMSLTDPGMPAVQRSSSDLDLNPPDATITIGATVPTGFEFTAAAEVKEKLSSCCKISKDRGKIYFNIPVDSLSQVHRLRSVDNLFVVVEEFADYKFKESKEAALEDLQQLAGKLPWAHALHVWQLNTSVKKKKIRHKQQNPAKGSRQGAAAELGAGDALAVATEVQQGSSQESAGQEPVSLLEESSEEKEDGSDLMATPSKEKEADEISSPGSPVLKYRVTCNRAGDKHSFSSNEAARDFGGAVQEHFQWKADMTNFDVEVLLNIHGNELVVAIALTEESLHRRNITHFGPTTLRSTLAYGMLRLCDPQPADVVMDPMCGTGAIPIEGVSEWSRCYFLGGDNNPQAVNRTANNIVSLLKKCQNKDSSFSWGLAVDAVHWDIFNLPLRTSSVDIIVTDMPFGKRIGSKRKNWDLYPACLREMSRVCRPGTGRAVLLTHDKKCFYKALAKLGHLWRKMQTVWVNVGGLHAAVYLLKRTYTKATAQEAGLSSAEQQVSPEEERD from the exons ATGTCTGACGAGGAAACTGCAGACACATTAGCGCACATGAGCCTTACTGACCCTGGTATGCCTGCAGTACAGCGCTCAAGCAGCGACCTGGACCTGAACCCACCTGATGCCACAATCACCATTGGTGCTACTGTTCCAACTGGCTTTGAGTTCACGGCTGCAGCAGAAGTGAAAGAAAAACTGAGCTCATGCTGCAAAATAAGCAAGGATCGGGGGAAAATATACTTTAACATTCCTGTGGACAGCCTTTCCCAG GTCCATCGCCTAAGGTCAGTTGATAACCTGTTTGTGGTGGTTGAGGAGTTTGCAGATTATAAGTTCAAAGAGTCTAAG GAGGCAGCTCTGGAAGACCTGCAGCAGTTAGCAGGGAAGCTGCCCTGGGCACATGCTCTCCATGTGTGGCAGCTCAACACCAGTGTGAAGAAGAAGAAAATACGACACAAACagcaaaatccagcaaaaggcaGCAGGCAAGGGGCAGCAGCAGAACTGGGGGCTGGTGATGCTTTGGCAGTAGCAACTGAAGTGCAACAGGGAAGCTCTCAGGAGAGTGCTGGACAGGAACCAGTGTCACTTTTAGAGGAGAGCTCAGAGGAGAAAG AAGATGGCAGTGACTTAATGGCTACCCCGAGCAAGGAGAAAGAAGCAGATGAGATCTCCAGTCCAGGGAGCCCTGTGTTGAAGTACCGAGTCACTTGTAACCGTGCTGGAGACAAGCACAGCTTCAGTTCTAATGAGGCAGCACGAGACTTCGGAGGGGCTGTGCAGGAGCATTTCCAGTGGAAGGCTGACATGACCAACTTCGATGTGGAG gtgttgctgaatattcatggtaatGAACTGGTAGTGGCAATTGCGCTGACAGAGGAGAGTCTGCACCGGCGGAATATCACACACTTTGGTCCCACAACACTGCGATCCACCCTGGCTTACGGCATGCTCAG GCTCTGTGACCCTCAGCCCGCCGATGTAGTAATGGATCCTATGTGTGGGACGGGAGCCATTCCCATCGAG GGAGTAAGCGAATGGTCTCGGTGTTACTTCTTAGGTGGAGATAACAACCCCCAGGCAGTGAATAGAACTGCAAATAACATTGTATCTTTACTGAAGAAATGCCAGAATAAAGAcag CTCCTTCTCCTGGGGCTTGGCAGTCGATGCTGTCCACTGGGACATCTTCAACCTCCCACTGAGGACCAGCTCCGTGGATATCATTGTAACAGACATGCCCTTTGGAAAGAg GATAGGATCAAAACGAAAGAACTGGGACCTGTATCCAGCATGTCTAAGGGAGATGAGTCGGGTGTGTAGGCCTGGGACTGGCAGAGCCGTGCTGCTCACCCATGACAAGAAGTGTTTCTACAAG GCTTTGGCTAAGCTGGGACATCTCTGGCGCAAAATGCAGACGGTGTGGGTGAACGTAGGAGGGCTTCATGCTGCAGTCTATCTACTGAAACGCACCTATACGAAGGCCACAGCTCAGGAGGCAGGTCTGTCTTCCGCCGAACAGCAGGTGTCccctgaagaagagagagactaG